In the genome of Calothrix sp. PCC 6303, the window GAACTTTTGGGTGCAGATCCACAAAAGATTGTGGTGGTGGGAAATGGTGTTGAGCAATCTTTCTTTGACATTGCTTCAGCTAATCCTGCTGACTGGAAAAGTCCCATAGAAGCACCGTACATTATTATAGTCGGAGGTCTGCGGCAGAAAAAAGGAGGTGATGATGTCTTAGCTGTTGCTGATACTCTGCGTCAACGCAAGAGTAATCTGCATATTGTTGTCGCCGGTGCCTCAGAAACTACTTATATTGAAGCAGTTAAAGCTCACTCACATGTGACCTTACTTGGTAAAGTTCCAGATGAAGACTTACCAGGTTTGATGCGGGGAGCATCTTCTTTCCTCTTCCTTTCTCCTTATGAAGGATTTGGCATACCTGCACTAGAAGCAATGGCTGCTGGGACTCCAGCTATTGTAGCTAATAAAGCCTCTTTGCCAGAGGTGGTTGGAGATGGGGGTATTGTAGTTAACCCAGAGGCAACAGATGACATTGTAGATGTCTTAATAGAACTCGATCGTAATTTACATCTTCGGAAAAAATATATTCAATTAGGACAAAAACATGCGGCGCAATATACTTGGTCGCGCTGTGTAGACACTTTAATCACCGCATTCAAACAATTTGCCTAATGCTATTAACAAATAACAAAACCACTATGCCCCTAACACAGAAGGCAGAATATGTCCAATTTGGTAGTGGGCTATGCGCCCCTAGCCAATGGTTGAACTTTGATTCTAGTCTTGCACTGCGCTTACAAAAGCTACCTTTAGTGGGGAAGCTAGTCCCTTCTGGTCCTTTTGGAAGATTTCCACAAAATGTGAAGTATGGTGACATAGTGAAAGGGCTACCCATACCTGACAATAGTGTTGAACTATTGTACTGTTCACATGTTTTGGAACATCTAACTTTAGAAGACCTGCCTAAGTCTCTAGAAAACTGTTACCGATATCTTAAACCTGATGGGATATTTCGTTTGGTTCTGCCGGATTTAGAATTTATGGCTCAACAGTATGTCAAATCAACATCTCCTGAAGCTGCGTTAGAATTCATGCGTGTGACCTGGTTAGGAAAAGAACATCGGCAACGTAGCTTACTTTCTTTTTTCCAAGAATGGATTAGTGGAAGTCAGCACCTTTGGATGTGGGACTACAAATCACTCTCGGTTGAACTCGAAAAGGTAGGCTTTAAGGATATCCGTCGAGCTTACATGGGAGATTCTGGTATTTATGCTTTTAGCAAGTTAGAAGATATGGAGCGGTGGGAGAATGAACTTGGGATTCAATGTCGTAAGTAAACATGGCTCTAAAAGTTGTTTTTTGTTGGTCTGATATCTCTGGTTATATGGCAGCTTGCTGGCGAACTTTGCATCAGACACCGGAGATTGATGTGTTTGTTGTGGGTTTTCAAGCCCGTACCGAAACGGCATTTTCTGACCAATTAATGCAGGGTATTCCTTGCAAACTCTTGGGGATGACAGAAAGACAGGATGCAAATTTAATCAAACGTTTGGTAGTGGCAGAATCTCCAGATGTGCTGGTTGTTTGCGGTTGGTTACATAAACCTTATTGTCAGTTGGCGTTTGCTCCTGAATTGAAGAAAACAGCTTTGGTTATGACCATGGATACCCCTTGGTGGGGTACATGGAAACAACATTTAGCTCCTTTATTGCTCCGCTCGTACTTACAATCAATGAATATGGTCGTTGTTGCTGGAGAGCGTAGTTGGCAATACGCTTTACGTTTAGGAATCAATCCGGCAAATATAGTACAGGGAGTTTACGGTATTGATTATGATGTTTGGTCGCCATTGTGGGAACAACGCTCGCAATCTCAATGGCCCCGTTCATTTTTATTTGTTGGTCGCTATGTTGCGGTTAAGGCAATCGATATTTTGGTAGAAGCTTACCAAATTTACCGTTCTCAAGTCTCTAATCCTTGGAATTTAGTCTGTTGTGGACAAGGAGACGAGAAATCATATCTGGAGGGGAAACCAGGAATTGAGAATTACGGATTTTTACAACCTTCAGAAATGCAAGCTGTGTGGCGATCATCGGGGGCTTTTATTTTACCCAGTCGATTTGATCCTTGGCCCCTGGCGTTAGTAGAAGCTGCTGCGGCTGGACTGCCTATTATTTGTACTGATGCTTGTGGTTCTGCGGTGGAAGTAATTAGACCTTGGTATAATGGTTTGACGGTACCCAAAAATCAGCCAAAGGCTCTAGCTGATGCAATGCTGATTTTGCACCAGCACCATTGTGACTTATCTAATTGGGGG includes:
- a CDS encoding class I SAM-dependent methyltransferase, with protein sequence MLLTNNKTTMPLTQKAEYVQFGSGLCAPSQWLNFDSSLALRLQKLPLVGKLVPSGPFGRFPQNVKYGDIVKGLPIPDNSVELLYCSHVLEHLTLEDLPKSLENCYRYLKPDGIFRLVLPDLEFMAQQYVKSTSPEAALEFMRVTWLGKEHRQRSLLSFFQEWISGSQHLWMWDYKSLSVELEKVGFKDIRRAYMGDSGIYAFSKLEDMERWENELGIQCRK
- a CDS encoding glycosyltransferase family 4 protein, whose translation is MALKVVFCWSDISGYMAACWRTLHQTPEIDVFVVGFQARTETAFSDQLMQGIPCKLLGMTERQDANLIKRLVVAESPDVLVVCGWLHKPYCQLAFAPELKKTALVMTMDTPWWGTWKQHLAPLLLRSYLQSMNMVVVAGERSWQYALRLGINPANIVQGVYGIDYDVWSPLWEQRSQSQWPRSFLFVGRYVAVKAIDILVEAYQIYRSQVSNPWNLVCCGQGDEKSYLEGKPGIENYGFLQPSEMQAVWRSSGAFILPSRFDPWPLALVEAAAAGLPIICTDACGSAVEVIRPWYNGLTVPKNQPKALADAMLILHQHHCDLSNWGKRSQELAAPYSAKIWADRWQQLLQNSHQIKKVKQNTHNLLFNI
- a CDS encoding glycosyltransferase family 4 protein, translated to MKLTAYIHPIRTYLPCTGIGRHMNQMLLGLAERSGIELELLFFKQWLGSDGKLDPLSPLRELPKRTFPTVENSTERTWKLLNYPRADKYLPDRADWLYAPMETYIPVSKCPVAVTIHDIQAFETNLPWSNTWHHQFFRYKWELWVRRALSECRVVFTVSEFSRQRMVELLGADPQKIVVVGNGVEQSFFDIASANPADWKSPIEAPYIIIVGGLRQKKGGDDVLAVADTLRQRKSNLHIVVAGASETTYIEAVKAHSHVTLLGKVPDEDLPGLMRGASSFLFLSPYEGFGIPALEAMAAGTPAIVANKASLPEVVGDGGIVVNPEATDDIVDVLIELDRNLHLRKKYIQLGQKHAAQYTWSRCVDTLITAFKQFA